A window of Hordeum vulgare subsp. vulgare chromosome 5H, MorexV3_pseudomolecules_assembly, whole genome shotgun sequence genomic DNA:
CGgggtggctggggaggggagctacgacggcggcggggtgggcagacgacggcgcgcgcgagagagagggGGTAGTCGGGCATGGATTGAGTGTGGGGTGGGAGCCGTTAGAGGCGCCGGAGCCGTTAGGgccatgccccctttgccgtctgcaaagggagggtggcggacgacaaaggggcgggGAGGGTGGGGatggggtttcggccgtttgggggggCTTGCCGTCtaccctctctttgccgtccgcataggtctcctttgtcgtccgccagcggacgacaaagaggtggccgactgcAAATTAAACCTttcccatcagccacctctttgccgtcagcactgtgacagctgacggcaaagagtacctttgccatgcgtcagcagatggcaaaggcaagGCAGGCGGCAAAattatgaattccagtagtgtaaccTGCTTCACtagacacttggagtcggcacgcTATGCTAGAGGCCTCTACCGACTAGCCGAGCCAAATGTGAtctgactcgcgaccaagtgaaccAGAATCCAAAGGGTCGCACGCTTAAGGGAAAAAACCTACAAGGTCGGATCCGAGGACACTGGTCGGATGCGATCCGAGGTGGACTTGGATCGTGACCAAGTAGACCGTGGGCTTTAGGGTCCATCGGGGCCCAAGTGTTGGTCCCGCAatggatgcctatatatagtgcAGGTGTGGCACCCATATTCATTTGATCGCTTCAAGGTTGACACGTACCCGCTGGACAAGGCTGCCGTGGTCCTCGAATGCCCTTCCACCGCTGGagggacgatgacaacgacacgaACGACGACAATAGTATGGCAAGGCAGGGTGGCCATGCGTACGAGGTGACCGTCTGGTTAGTTCAAACAGTGATGAAATGTATGTAGGAAATGTTGGATCGTCGCCTTTGACATTAGTATCCGCAAATTAGCCCACCTATCCACGAAAGCATGGAAGATGCCCTATACTGTTTTAAAGGGCTGCTAGGTTTGAGCCGCCAGAGTCATCATCTTTTCTCATCGGATAATACCGTTGCAGAGGAGCACGTCATAGCCTTAGCCAAAAGAAGAGTAGCATTCCAACAAGAATGCAAGAAAAAAAGTAATAAGGAAAATAAAGCAATTGGATGGTCAGACGGTTATTACCAGTATATATCCGGAAACAGAAACTGAAGCCGTCAGCCGGTACATTTGGGCCGGTAGGGTCCAATCCAGCAGGCCCAGAAAGGAAAGCTTCGGGAGCTTTGCTCGTCGTGAGGGGATCCTTTTACAAACCCCCCCGTCTTTCGCCCTTGATCCCGCATCCGGCATCTCCCACTTCTCCGGCACTTGCCCCGATCCCGCGGACGCCGTCCGCTGCCTGCATCGTCTCAGGCGAGCTCCCCTGCCCCGCCAAGCAAGGATGGTAAGGAGATCAAAGATCTATTTCTTCTCCGCGCTGCGGTCTGTGCGATTTTCTCATTCTGCTCGCATCTTGAGGATTTGCGCCGGGTTCTCATATTCCCCTTGTGGAGTTGTGGTATATGATATGCAATCATAAACAACCGATTTCGATTGGTACTATGTGATTCGGGGTGGGGATGTTTTGATCGAACCTACCGAAATCTGGCTTCCGGGGCGGGGCATGAGCAGGGCGTTGATTTGGGAATTTCTGGCTGCGGTTTTCGGTGATCGATCCGCGTGGCTCTGTGCTGTGATGATCTGCGAGTTTCAATTAGGATATATTTATACCTTGGATAGAGATAATAGATTTTTATACTTTAGGTTAGTTTTCGATCGCAGATATGGATAAATAATGGTAAAATTATGGTGGATCTGTAGGTGGTTTACTATTTTTATTAATAATGCACAGATTTTAGCCCTAGTTAGTTCACTGGCACCTGTACAATCTGTTTTCTTGCAAAGCTGGACATTGATACGTTGGCATGAATGTTGCCTAGTCCATTGGAATGGATTGTGAAGAGAACATGCGCGTTCTAACTAAATGCCCACTGAAATAACTCTTGAGATTATTTTCTTCACCCACcaatctccttttttttctccgtTAGACTCAACCATGCCAATGATTTTGAAATCTGAACTGTACAAAGACTGAAAAATAAATGGTGATCTAACATATACTATTGAAATCTGCCAATGATTGTTATGAATGTGCAACTTATCTTATTAAGAGGTCAAagccaacatatatatatatatatatatatatatatatatatatatatatatatatatatatatatatatatacatgaggATGCCAAAAGGTTACAGGAGGATGCCAAGAGACTAGAATACAAAAGATCAAAAGACACCACCAATATATAactctaaccccccccccccctctcaaactcatggtggatccaCAACATTGAGTTTGGAAAGGTGAAatccatgttgtgctctagtctagGCCTAAGTGAAGAAGTCTGCTAgttgtaactcggaaggcacatattGAAGAGCAACAACAtgatcctgcacagcagcgcgcacataagaagcatcaacaccaatatgcttggtaagTTCATGCTTCACGGGATCCCGCGCAATACTGATAGCATCTGTATTGTCTGACAAGAGGGTGGTAGATGTAGTAACAGAAACACCCAAATCCTgcagtaaccaagtcacctctgccttCGGAAGAGACatagctcgcaactcagcctctgcacttgaacgggaaactgcagtcagtttcttcgtcttccaggcaacgAGAAAACCACCAAGAAAAATACAGTAaccagaaagtgaacggcgatccgTAGGATCACTAGCCCCCGTAGCATCTGAATAGGCCTGGAGCTGTAACGAGCTGGAGCGGGGAAAGAAGAGTCTGTGAGAGATCGTGCCATGAAGATATCGTAGAACACGAAGAAGGTGACTATAGTGTATCGAAGTGGGATAAGAAACAAATTGACTCAAGATATGGACATGGTAGGAAATATCCGAATGAGTGACAGCGAGATAGACAAAACTCCCAACAAGATGACAATAACGTGTCGGATCAGACAAGGGCTCACCATCAGAAGCACGAAGGTGAACATTGAggtccataggagtctcaacggTGCGCTCACCACTAAGAGCTGTATGAGTAaaaagatcctggatatacttttcttgGGAAATAAAAAAGCCAGCAAAGGTGGAGGAAacctcaatcccaagaaagtaacaAAGAGGACCAAGATCggacataagaaactgctcaccGAGACGAGCCTTGACAAAGGCAATGTACTCAGGGTCGtcaccagtgatgatcatgtcatcaacatatagaaGAAGAGTCTGTCCACGGGCTGAAAGGTGGACAAATAGCGCTGGATCATGAGCACTTGCTGAAAAACCAGCGGCGGTCACtgcagaggcaaaacgctcaaaccaggcatggggggcttgcttaaggccataaagagagcgacgaagacggcaTACCgagccatcaggaacagaatacctgAGTGGTGGCTGCATCTAAACCTCCTCACGCAACTCACCGTTAAGAAagacattcttaacatcaagatgAGAATTAGACCAATGACGAATAGAGGCCACCACGAGAAGTGAGGATTgtggtcatatgggccacaggAGCAAATGTGTCATCGTAATCATGACCATGATCCTGCTGGAAGCCACGAGCCATAAGACCAGCTTTGTAActctcaagagaaccatcagagcgaatcttaaccttgtagacccacttacaagtgatgggacgaacACCGGGAGGAAGAGAAACAATATGCCACGTGCCGGTGCGCTCAAGAGCAGTAAGCTCCTCCGCCATCGCAAAttaccattcaggatgaacaacaacaTCGAGATAAGAGGTAGGCTCAAGTATAGCCGAAAGACCATATCGACTAGGAGAATAGCGGTCCGGGGGCGGGCGAGGTCGAGCCCGAAGACCATAAGTTGGCTGGGATGAGGAGGATGACACACCAGAAGTAGATGGCACGTTAGTGGATTTATCCACAACACGTGGACGACGAATATAATGGAaaggaaaggagggaagaggtggAATCACTAGAGGTGGAGACGGGGAATGTATCGGTGATGAAAATGGAGAAGGGGAAAGTATCGGCGATGAAGGTGGAGAGTCATGCGACGAGGGAGGAGAAGAATCTGTAGGAGATGATGACGTCGGAACTGCAATCGCAGGACGAGGAATAGGAATACCGGGCACAAAGGGAGGTGTATCAGGAAACGTAAGGAAGGAGATGTCCTCCACTGAAAAAGCCGAGGAGGATGGACGTGGGTAGAAGGGatgagactcatcaaaagtcacatcccgggAAATACGCATCCGGTGATCGACATGATCCCAACatcgatagcccttatgctcatcactgtaTCCAAgaaagacacactcaacagactgagcggtcggTTTGGTGCGTTCATGAGGGGCAAGCAAAATATAGCAAACGCAACCAAACAAACAAAGTACTGAATAATCAGGAGGATGACCACAAAGACAGTCGAGAGGAATACCACCATGTAGAGCAGTAGATGGCTGAatgttgatgagataggtggaagtAGTAACAGCCTTAGCCCGAAAGTGAGGCGGAAGAGAGGCGGCGATCATCATCGCACGCGTCGTCTCAAGAAGGTGatgatgcttgcgctcagccacaccATTCTAAGTAACGATGCATGAGCACCTGGGCAAGAGAACTGGGTAAGAGTACCTTGCTCAGCAAGAAATCCTCGTAACGCATGAGAGATATACTCACCGGCTGAATCTGTGCGAAAAACACGAATAGGAGTGGAAAActgggtatgaaccatggcagcaattttttttatataaataagacctcactacgagaagacaTGAAATAGATCCAAGTGTATCGAGAAAAATCAtctataaagataatatagtagtgatgaccccctttcgaagcgaagggagccggaccccaaACATCAGAGTGAACGAGATCAAAAGGACGCTCGGACACCGACTCACTATGAGGGTAGGGCGGTTGAATCTGCTTACCAAGTCTACAACCCAAACAATCCAACGAAGCGTTATCGGAGACAGACCCAGAACATCGTGATGAACCAAAGACGAGAGATGAGAACCACATAAATGGCCAAGACAATGATGCCACTACTGAAAAGAGCTGATAGATGCAACTACAGGGGTTGCGATACTGGCGGCAGTGGCAGCAGAGGGAAGACGAAGCCAGTCAAGCTCCCAGAGACCATTAGAGCGTCGAGGGCCAGCACCAAGCAGAGCGTTCGTATGACGATCCTGAACAGAACACGAATCAAAGTCGAGAATGACCCTAcaactagagtcaacaatctgacCACCAGATATGAGCtgcatggtaagtcgaggaacatgagcgaCAGAGGGAACATGAAATGAAGAAGTGCTAAGAGTGCCTCGACTAGCTACAGGAAGGGGAGTGCCATCAGCCGTAAGAACACGAACCGGAGACTCTACAGGTCGAACGAGGGTCAAAGTGGAAGAATCATAAGTCATATGAAAAGACGAAGGGAATCCACAGGGATGTACCTGAATGAGtagatggtggtttctcagtgctaGAAGAGTCAGCCACGGAAACCGCAGAACCTGACGGTGAAGAatcccaagcattaagcatgcatCACAGCTGTGCAATCTCATGCGCAGACAGGGACACGACCGAAGAGGTCGAGGTAGAAACACCTGCTGACAATGAGCAACCACCACCATTCGTGAAAGCCGCGTGTAGAGCCGATCGAGAGTAGCGAGTCGATGTAGAACCGCATGTGGAAGCCACTGGGGAGTCGATGTAGAGCGATCTCCGTCGTACGCGGAAGCCACGAGAGGAGTCGACGTAGAGCGGTCACCGACGCGTGAGGTAGCCGCGAGAGGAGTCGGTATAGAGTAGGCACCACCACCGCGGGCAAATGCCGCGAGAAGAGTCAATGAATAGTGACCATCACAACCTGCCGAAGATGCCGCAGGAGACAACGTCGCAGATGGACGGGCACCAAGTACCGAGCGACGATGTATGTGTGAGACTGGATCAACATAGGGAACACCGTCGAATATCCCCTGGCAGATGGCGACAGACATGGTTGTCCTTTCCTGTCtcaagttttttcttcaattctTTTTTTTTGGAAATAGCAAAGACCAGAATGGATAGGAGCAGCAGATCAATCCAAACTGAAATCCACGATCCATGATCCGGAAACAACCCATGATCTAGAGAATTTCATGCTCGTACATACGAGAAACAGCAGCAGATACACACACTGGCTTGTGCGAGCGGGAGCCAGCAGCGGCGACTGGTCGACGGGACCGGCGACTGGCCTATGAAGCCGAGGCCGGTGAACAGCGGACGAGGCCGGGGCCGGCTGCCGGCGGCGACTGTTGTATAGGGCCGGCGTCCAGAAACTGGCGGCCGGTGGCCAGCGGCGAGGTTCGTGGCTGGAGTTGGTCTGGTGGCGTGGGCAGTTGGACAGGGGGTTGCACAACTTGAACGGGAACCAAGATGGAGGGGGCAGCAGCAGCGGAGCCGGGAGCAGCAGCGAGAAGGAACAATAACGGCCGGCAGCGGCAGCGCGAGATCGGATCCAGAAAAAAAATTCAGATCGAAGACGAGTTGTGGCGTCGACAGAGGAACCtatgctctgataccatgttatgAATGTGCAACTTATCTTATTAAGAAGTCAAAACCATACACATACATGAGGATGTCAAAAGGCTACATGAGGATGCCAAGAGACTAGAATACAAAAGGTCAAAAGACACCACTAATATaactcttaacagagtcttctgcaAGTGCTTTCTCAGAACTCCCGCCTCTATATGTAGTCTATTGAAAAACTAGTCCAGTATCCAGTCCTGTGATATTAACCATTAAGCTCAAGAAATTAGCATTATTGATTTTTAGCTTCAGCATTTCAGTACTATGATTATATAACATGTATTTTACGTAATATGCTCATTGTAAGGATTGATTTTTTTTTGTTGGCTTTGTTGCTTACTGTTAGGAAGCGAAATAGAAGCTGGGGTTAAATTTAAGGTTGATTTAATTAGAAAAAAAATGTTAGTACCAATGCGTATGCAACCTGTTGAATATGAATCCTTGCCGGTCTGAAGGATAATGGTTGATCAACCTTTTAAATGCTAAACGTTGTGTTTGTTAACTCTTGTTCTTGGACATGCCTGGGTACTTTGTGGCTCTTGATGCTTTTGCCTTGAGTCTACAGCTCATTGCTTTCTGAATGTCTCATGCTGTGCTGCAGTTACTAATTTGTAATAAATTGATCTTGCTAATTGATGCCCTGCTTTGGTagttaccatctactccctctgtatcaAAATTTAAGACATTTATTGACACTAAAAAACGTCTTGTATTTtgatacggagggagtacttgttagGGCTGACCTTGCTGTTGAGCTACAGCCGTTTGATTTTGGGGAGGAGCTGTCTATGAGCATTTTAAGGTCGGTTGGAGCACAGACCACAGTATGTTTTTGTCGTGAGTTTGTATTGAGCTGTTGATGgttgttgctttatatataaagcggggcgaaagcctcTTTTGATATAGATACCTTTTTGAGTATGTTTGTAAGGTCCGGTCATCCGCTTCTGTGCTTGCACTTCTGCGTAACTAGGGGTGCAAGTAAAGCTCTTCAAGCAAGCCAGTGAACCAATTCCATATGCTTGTTCTGCTTGTCCAAACGAGAATTAACTATTTTAGTTATGTTAAGAGTTTGGGAGAAATCCCCAATAAGTAGCTTTCCCCCCTTCCGATGCTTGTTTTGTTTTCTACTTGTGAATGGACGCATTCCGTTTTTTGAAAGAAGAAAGCATAAAAGGCTATCGACAAAAGTGGAGGTAGTTGGTCAGGCTGGCCAAGCCAATGATGCTAATTTGTGGTAATAATAGTTTCAACCAGTGAGGTGAAAATTGAATAGTTAGGTTAGAGAGAACCAAAATTCTATGATGTGTTAGATTTCCGAATCATCATTATTGGTAGAACAATTCCAAAATACTCATTAAGTAATTGATACCATTATTAATATTTATCATGGACGTCAGGAAAAATTAAATTTCACATGATTTAGTTGTGATCCTTGTCTTAACTGATTAATGCTAGCTGCATCAGAATAATTTTTTTGGggaaccaaatattttatttgtctATATTGTGTTATCGTAGAATAAAATATATATCTTGTCTGAGGGATTTAAATGCGTTTGTTCTATCTTTGTCCATGGCATTTTGTTATGTTCTGTATACTAAATTGGTTTGATTTCCTTTGCAGACTACTTCAAGGCGTCTTGCTGACAGGAAGAGTGCGAAGTTTCAGAAGAACATCACAAAGAGGGGCTCAGTGCCTGAAACTACTGTGAAGAAGGGGAATGACTATCCTGTCGGACCTATCGTGCTTGGATTCTTCATCTTTGTGGTCATAGGATCATGTGAGCTTCCTATATAACCTTTTCTAATCTCCCTTCTGTTTGATCCTTTCAGGTATCCTTATGCTGTGTCTTTTGTTTGTGCACAAATCCACCATATTCTATGTCTCGATAGCTACTGTAAACAATGAGTTAACTCTGAGTTGAACATGGACGGCATGCTGGCTCTTTAAAAGAGTTACACCCTATTCGGTGGACCTTTTCTTCCTCCATACATGCTAACCCATTACGACTGGTTCTGGTAGACATACACCATTGCTCGAAACATCTCTACAGTGGCAAAAGGGACCAGTCAGCACACTAGCCCAGTGTTCTCTGCCCCACTGCCAATTTAGGTCTGGGTTGTCAACCTTGAGTGACACAGTTGCTGTAGCTAAGCCATGGTGTACTATATTAGCAAATTCTCTAGAGAAGATATCCTGTCTCAGCTATGAGCAGTCCAAGCTGGTAGAAACTCTTGCTTGTCCACTTATTCCACGATGCTTTGCAGCATTCAATAACCCCTGCTACCTCTTAACTGACTCTTGCAGCCCTCTTGTCATCTCCACCCAGTCCACAAGTACCCCTGATTTCTTGAAGTTCCCTTCTCATTTGTTTTTAGAGCTGCAAAAGGACACCATTCATCCCAGGCTGTCCTTTATAGAGTTAGGGCGTGTTCTGATTCTCTCCAACTTCAAACTCCACAAACTTCTTATTTGGAGTTGGGCCGAACGTCTGAGCTCCAAGAAGCTAAATCCAAGAAGCTAGACCCTCCTGCAGTGTGAAAACGAGAAGCACCACTGGCCCAGCTCCACGAAACTGAAAAGCAAGAGTTGTACATATTTACTACCGAAGTGCCACCACGAAAGAAAACGTTTCACCATCCTTCCCGAATTGGTATGTGACATGAGGACATGAGGAAAACCTACCGCTAACCCCAACTTGGACTGGTTCCAGCGGGCGCAACTAGCGCTAGACAGGCCAGCCACCGCTGCGAGCCCAATGTGGCGATGGAGAAGCCAGCCAAGGTGCAGAACGAACAGGATTAGCTGTGTGGAGTGAGAAGCTAAGATGAAAAGCTGGATTTGTGGAGTTTTGGGAAGCTGGAGGAGATCCAACACACCCttagggcctgtttgggactgcccTGCTCCAAAAAATCAGCTCCTCTCTAGAAAATGTAACCCAAACAGGATAGCTCCACGATATACCGCTTCACAAAAAAACTAAAATCTGAGATACAACTCCTTGTATTTTGTGAAGCTCTCTAGGTGGCGCTTCATAAAATTGTAGAAGCTGGAGTTGGAaaaaaattacccaccactgttaccagtaagtggatacccctttgTTTCTCCCCTctcaaccaatcaaatagattcTTTACACCAAAATTTTCATTTGTGAAGCTGGAGCTAGATGAAAGCCAAACATTCTCTTTGAAGAGTTGCAACTTCTGTATGAAACTGCTCCAAAGTGAATTTGGTGGAACGGAATTGATATTAATGAAGcggagcagtcccaaacaggcccttaGTCTCTGACTTgctcattttttttcaaaacggaggcaaaagatttgcctcaTCGATTAATTAAGCAGAAGAGAGTTGCCCAGTTAATTAATGAAAAACCGGGTGAAAAACTCACATAACATGAAACCCCATAAGCACACAATCAGCCCGACAATCATACCCAACACATAACAACCACCAACCTCTACACAGCTACATTGCAAACACATAACCAACGGGAGTACCTTTGCCGAAGACCACGGCACCACCAAGCCTCAGAGACAAGTCAGACCGAAGGGACTGATGATCATCCATCAAGCAGCTGTGAACGCCTTCCCCGCGCCACCATTCTTCTTACTTTTGCCCTTGATGAGAGTCTCTTCCACAATGGTCTTGCCAGATCCAGGACAAACCGCCTCCAAACGCTTGAGCAAGCTGTGAAAGAATCTCATCGACCTTGTCACGCACAAATACCACCTTCCCAACGGTCACGTGCGAGTGGGTGACCACAACGTCGGAACCTTTGCGGTCCACAGAGGCGAGTGGCTGGCTGGGCTCCAAAAGGTCAGGCGCCAACATACTGACCGCCTCAACATCATCAGCCATAGAAACCACCGACACGACAACATCGCGCACGGAAACCATTGACACGATTGACTCAGGCACCTCCAGTTGCTCACATGACATAGGAGAATCATGATCCTCACACGAGATCGCCAACGAATCGACCTCCATATGCTCCacagaaagaggagaagcaggtcTCACACATAGTTGTTGAAGCTCGGGCATGATCTGCAGCACAGCGGCGCCGACCATGGCGATGGCCTCGCCCACAGCAGTAGTCGACACAAGGGGCAAGGCAGACAATGACGAAGAGCTGACCCCAACACGAGGGGAGAAACAACCGAAGAGCTCTGTCCTCATGTCTTCCGTGGAACCAACACACGAAACAATAGGAGAACGCGGTGTCAGAACAGTTGCCAACGGAGTCGGCCAGAGGGAGAGCTTGACCAAAGCATCATCCGCCCGCTCCAGAAAACTCCCAACACGCGCCAGCAAGACTTGCAACAGCTTGGACTGATCTGATAAAGTGGAGCGTAGATCCATATCAGACGAGGCAGCTGAGCCAATGATACCAGAAACGACAGACGCCCAAGACCCACGACAAAGCGCCTCGGAGGGGAGGGTGGACTTCATCGAACCTTCACAACAAGCCGGAGCTTGATGATGTTCCATGGCGTGGCATGACAAGGCAAGCGAGCTGAGTGGACGCCGGGGTTGCGGCACCCACGCGCAAGATGACCGTTCTCCAAACAACGGGAGCACTGAAGGGGATCCCTGCAAATAGCCGCACGGTGCCCAGGAGCAAGGCATTTGCAGCATCTGCCATGAAGCCACCTAGGAATGGGACGAGCAGCCAATGTCAGGGCCGACGATGCCGGATGCTGCGGACCGCGCCACGGCAGCACCTCCTGCCACCCCCCTCTTGTGTCTGGCCCATGCCCCATGCACACCTCGGCGAAGTCGGGGTCGATGGCCTTGGTGGCAGCTGGCGGCGTCAGGGGGGCCAGCACCTCATCGCCGTCTTCATCAGCAGGGGAAGCCCACAACACAGAGTGCGGCCGCGGGTAAGCTCGACTGCACCCGAAAGGGGGCCATTCGCCGAGGCCAGCGGCTTCTGCAGCTCCATCTCCACATCTTCATCCTCATCAGCTCACCCCAGTTGCCGCGGCAGAAGCGGCC
This region includes:
- the LOC123396430 gene encoding uncharacterized protein LOC123396430; its protein translation is MPFHRWRDDDNDTNDDNSMARQGGHAYEVTVCIYPETETEAVSRYIWAGRVQSSRPRKESFGSFARREGILLQTPPSFALDPASGISHFSGTCPDPADAVRCLHRLRRAPLPRQARMTTSRRLADRKSAKFQKNITKRGSVPETTVKKGNDYPVGPIVLGFFIFVVIGSSLFQIIRTATSGGMA